The region CCTGCTGGGGTCGTGGGGACGCCACCTGTCATGAAGGGCCCCCTGCCCAGAGCAGCCCTGCCTCTCGCACCGTCCACTTGCCACGCGTTTGGGCAGGGAAGGTCAAGGTTCTGACCCAGGGGTTCCCACCAGCCTGTGGCCCAGCAGGTGCTGGTCACGTGACCCGGGCTCCGCCGCCCCATTTCTGCCCTGAGCCTGCTGGCCTCGCTGGGTGGGGGCCTGTCGGGGAGCCTGGAACCTGCTGGGCCACCGCTGACTCCCCATCCCCTTCTTGCCTTATGGCAGTGGCGTGGGGCTCTCGTTCTCCCTGTAGTCCCAGGAGGACTCCCCCATTCCTGCCACTGGAGCCACAGGGAGGGGACCTGACACAGCCACTGTCAGCGCCCAGGTCTCCCTGAGGAGGCTCGGCCCTGCCCTCCTCATCGTGTCCCCCCCTAAGATGTGACAGTCGTATCCCATCTGTGCTGTCGGAGCGAGGGACCACCCAAGCCAGGTCGTGCCGTGGGCCGGCCCTGTGTCGGCTCTCTGACTGCTGCCCCCTGTCCAGGTGGCCTGTGAGTACGGCATGGTACACGTGGTGTCCGAGACCGGGGGCTCCAAAGGCAAAGACTACTGCATCCTCTACAACCCGCAGTGGGCCCACCTGCCGCTCGACCTCAGCAAAGCAGTGAGTACCGGCCAGCGCGGGAGCCCCCTCCCAACGCAGGGTCTTGTCTGTCTTGCTTGCTGCCCTCCCTCCACTCCTCCCCTGGGTCTCCCGAGGGCCTCTGGAGGACGGGTCTTGCAGAGAGCCGTTGAGGACGGAGGAAGGGCCTGTGCCCGGCATCGTCTTTGGGGTAGCCTGGAtgctctgctctctgctctgGCCTCACTCCTCCCAGAGGGACTCAGGGTGCCCAGTTCCTGGCTTGGCGGGTGGGACGAAGGCCAGCACTCCTGCCCGCACCTTGTGCTGTTTGTGACGGGCTCGAGAGAGGCGGGTAGGGTTCCTGAGCACACGCCGCCCTGTACCCCTCTCGTCTGCCTTGTGCTCGGGGTGGGTGTGCACACACGcttgtgcacgtgcgtgtgtgtgcgcgcgcgtgtgtgggGCTGAGACCATGTGGGCTTGAGGTGAGGCTGCGTAGGGGCGGTGGTTGCCGCAGTGGCCTCCGCCGACCTGTCTCCCCGAGGATGCTGCGCGCCCTGGCTCCCCTGGAGCGTCTCACGTGAAGGCCGCCCTCCTGCAGTCTCTTCTGCAGGTGCGGGACTGGACGACCTCCGTGCTCTGCTCTCCGGCCGACCTCCCTGCCAAAGGCTTCAGTAACCAGATCCCCCTGGTGGCGCGGGGGAACTGCACCTTCTACGAGAAAGTGCGGCTGGCCCAGGGCAGCGGGGCGCGCGGGCTGCTCATCATCAGCAAGGAGACGCTGGTGCGGCCGCCGGGCCCCTCCTGGGCAGCCGGGggccctggggggcgggggtttCCTACTTGTGGCCTTGGAGGGGCCCTGTGCCAGGGCGGTGCTGGGCTCTGACAAGGCCTGGGGCGGAGCTCTGGGCCGCTGCCTGAGGAGCAGGTGGTGTGGGCCACAGTGCCACCCTCTCCCTCAGGCCCTTCAGGGCAGACCAGCGTCACCCAAGCCCAGGGTTGAGAGGGAAGGGGAGCTTGCACTCCCCCAGACAGAGGGAGGGGCCGAGCCTGCAGGCCTGCCCTCAAGGCAGTGTGACCCTCccacctgacacacacacacacacacacacacacacgcgcgcgcgcgcgcgcaggaCTCCTCCGTCCCCTCCCCCTCGGGGAGAGCTGCCCCGCCCTGGGTGGGCCTTGCTAAGCCATCCAGCcgccctctccccctctcccccaggtCCCCCCAGGAGGCAACAAGACGCAGTACGACGAGATCGGCATTCCCGTGGCCCTGCTCAGCTACAAAGACATGCTGGACATTTTCGAGGTAGGCTCGTCCCCCGCCCTGTCTGCAGCTGGGCCCAGTACCTGAGGAGACGGTGTGCCCGCAGTGCTGTGAACGTCAGGAATGGagaccccagccctcccccatgCCAGAGACCCTGCGTGTCACCCCCTGCTCAGGCCTGCCCGGCCCCTCACCCGGCCCGGCCCTATCTGGCCAGAGGCTGGTGCGTCTTTGATTTGGGGAGCCGGGTCCCGAGCAGGCGAGCTGCAGCACACAGTGACATGGGGATAGCCAGGTTCCCCACTGCAGGCTTCGCGTCTCCCCAAAGGGACCCACCGTCCGTCTCCGGACCGCTTCCCAGGCCACGTCCACCCTCGTTCACTCATGCTTGTCTGGGGGCGGGGTCTGTGTTCCCACACACGCGCGGTCCTGTCACCCACCTTGTGTGAAGCTCATCCCGGCAGAGCCCGCTTCTCTGGGGTCAGGAGTAGCGGGTGAGGGCGTGGGGTGAGGCGGGATCTCCCGGCCCCCGGCTCCTCGAGTGGGCCAGCCTCGGCCCTCTGGGTGGCAAGGGGACGGGTGGGCCCCCCCCGGGTGGGCCCCCCCGACCTTAGCTCTCTTGTGTTCCCTGAGGCAGACTTTCGGCCGGGTGGTACGGGCAGCACTGTACGCCCCCAAGGAGCCCATGCTGGACTATAACATggtcatcatcttcatcatggCTGTGGGCACCGTTGCCCTCGGGGGCTACTGGGCCGGGAGCCGGGACGTGAGGAAGTGAGTGGCCCGCGCGTGTGCGTGAGTCCCGGATGGGCGGCCGTAATGCTGGGCAAGTAACCACGAGAGTCCGCATGCCCAGAGAGCCTTCTGGAAAACAGCTGCTACAAACACCCAGGAGACCCGTTGAAAGCCCCGAGGGCCCCGCTCCCCACGATTCTGTCCTGCCCTCAGGGTTCCCGGCCCGGGCCCAGCCTGCCGGGGGCATCCACGGGAGACCTCGCCCCGGCCGTCCAGGGAAGGGCGTTGGTGGGGTTGGTACAGGGCCAGGGTCCAGGGTGGCCCCCATGCGGCCACcacagctgggccctggggaccGGAGCCCCACCTCCGGCAGGACTGGCTCCGTCGGGGGGGACCCCAGGTACACatggtgggtggggatgggggactgGCCGACGGGGCAGGTGACGGTGGTCACCTCCGGGCAAGCTGTCCCTCAACCTGTCCAGACCCCTTGTGTCAGGCTGCCCCTGCCTGTCCTTCCCCATGTCTGTGGCCCTCGGCCCCCGGGAGCGGTGCCGGCCGGTAGGGCGTCCCCCAGCCCATTCTTGTCTTTCAAGGAGGTACATGAAACACAAGCGGGACGACGGGCCCGAGAAGCACGAGGACGAGGCTGTGGACGTGACGCCCGTCATGATCTGCGTGTTTGTGGTCATGTGCTGCTCCATGCTGGTGCTGCTCTACCACTTCTACGACCAGCTCGGTGGGTGCCCGGCCCCAGCTCTCagggcggcgggggaggggggagtccAGGGGCCTcaccaggaggggcctggggctACCCCTTCCTTCCCTTGGGGCGGTCACCCTGCCAGGGAGTGCGGCACAGAGCCGTCCTTCAGGCTCCCCTcaccgcccgccccgccccgcagtCTACGTCATCATCGGCATCTTCTGCCTGGCCTCCTCCACGGGCCTCTACAGCTGCCTGTCGCCGCTCCTCCAGAGGCTGCCGTTCTGCAGATGCAGGTGAGCCCCCGGGCGACCCCCACCTGGCCCTGCTCGCGGGGGTCCCCCTCTGCTGCCTTGTGGCCCGTCCGCTCCCACCTCCCATTACCCGGCCCCCGGAGGCTCCACAGCTTTGCTGAGGCCGAGGACCCTTGCCCTCCGGAGCCCTCGGTCAGTCTGGCACGGTGCAGGCATTACAGCAGGTGCCCACTCCGTGCTGGCTGGGGGCTCACgggccccacctccagcccctgggTGGGCCTCCCGTTCTGGCTCAGGGCCTGTGGGATCCCTCGGGGGACGTCGGCTGGGGGCAGCAGGCGGGCGGCGCTGCTGATCCAGGCTCCGAAGGTTCTCTGCGGTCAGGGGTCTGGTCTGCTTGTCGTGGAGCAGGTGGGAAACGGAAGGGTTTAGACGAGGTCCGACGGGGTCAGGAAGCTTGGCTCagggggcttgggggagggcCTGGAGCAGGGAGGGCTGTGCGAGAGGGGTCACAGCACCCGACGAGGGCTCCTGCGGGTGGGGTCGGCTTAGCGACTGGCTGAGGTCCGGTCGCTTCCCCCaaggccctgcccctgcccactctgccctgccctgccctgccctgcccttgggAGCCTCCCTTCTAGAAATAAAAGGTGAGGGATGGTGAGTTTAACAGATAAGGTAAAGTAGAGGAAGGGACAGGGCCAGGGGTGGCCCTTGGGAGCAGAGCCCGGCGGACAGAAGGAGGACAGATGGGGAGGCCACGGGCTTTTGGGCAGGAGTTGAGCTGACCCTCCGGGtgctgggcagaggcagggctgtgAGGGTCAGAGGCCGCTGACCTCCCCACCTGCCTGCGTGCCCTCAGGGTCCCTGACAACAGCCTGCCCTACTTCCACAAGCGCCCTCAGGTCCGCATGCTGCTCCTGGCGCTGCTGTGCGTGGCCGTCAGTGTGGTGTGGGGCGTCTTCCGGAACGAGGACCAGTGAGTGCAGTCCTGGAGGCCCTGCTGGGGGTGGGTGCAGCTGTCCTCGGGTGCTGTGACCTCCCTGCGACTCCCCGAGCCCTCCGCTCGGGGCGCCTGGAGCTGGGCCAGCTCCCGGTTATGAAAGGCTCTCCTGTCAGTGCTCTGGACGCAGTGGCCGCACGCCGTCCAGGCCTGGCCCTGTCTGCCCTGTGGCTTGTCCGGTGCCCCGGGATCTGCGATCGCAATCTGGGCATGAGATGCCGCCGGCACTGCTGCCCGGGCGCCGAGCCGTGTGCTCCGGGGCAGCCTGGACGTGGCCTGGCGCCGCTCGGCCGCTGCTCCGTTGTGGTGCCCGCCCGCCTGCTCAGCTAGCTCTGCTTCtcccaacacccccccccccccgccggggGGCCTCCCCCGCGAGGCAGCACGCCACCGCCTGCCGTCACTGACACCATCTGGCGCTCTCTCTGAGCTTCTCCCGGGGCAGTTAAACGCTCTTGGCTGTGCTGCTGTTTGGAGCTATAACAGATTTAACTGGCAGAAGGAaagcatgaaaatattttgagtcCTTTGTACACAAAGAGAATAGGGACGCTCACGGTTAAATCCAAGCCAGGAGGCTTGCTCCTTCGCATAAAAGTAGAACAGGCCATGGCTTCCGCCATGTCTGGGCGCCCATGTGGCCTTGGTGAACCTTCTCTGTTCTCACCAGCGCCCTGGCCCAGAGAGGTTCTCCTCGTGCGCTCAGATGAAGCTCTGATGAGTAACTTGAGGGGCAGGGAGGACGGGGCCGGCTGTGGGGCCATTTCCCAGCGGGGAGCCTCATCACACGCGGGCTTCATCACACAACTTTGACTTCCCAATTCGGAAGTGGCCCCGCAAGGGTGGCGCCCTGCTTCCCAGGACTCCAGATGATGTCCTCAGGGCCCCAAGTCCCTATTTCCTCAGAGAGTGTGGGGCATTTGGCTGGGTGGGTacaagttttgcttttctaaatttttttttttttttcgtggtacgcgggcctctcactgttgtgacctctcccgttgcggagcacaggctccggacgcgcaggctcagcgtccatggctcatgggcctagccgctccgcggcacgtgggatcttccaggaccggggcacgaacccgcgtcccctgcatcagcaggcggactctcaaccactgcgccaccagggaagccctgcttttctaaattttttaaaagatatttttgagggacttccctggcggtccagtggttaggactccacgctgtcactgccgagggcccaggttccatctcTAGTAGGGGAGCTCGGATCCCACAAGCCCCGCGGcacggccaagaaaaaaaaaaatttttttttttaaagaaatttgaatCCGCTGGATACATGGTCCCCCTCGCCCTGCACCCCCTGCCCCGGGCTGTGATCTGGGTGGGAGAGCCGCTGCTGCAGAGGGACAGAGGCCCTGGCACGCGCCTGCATTTCTCTGGCCGTGGCGTCAGGGCTGGGGGATCGGTTCACCCCCTGCTGCTACCAGCCATTGCTGCCCTTCCTGTCCCCCCACGGGCCTCAGGACGTCGGCTGCTGCCTTTGTCTGCATAAGGGCCTCCGCGGCTCGTCTGGGCTCGTCTGGGCGGCTTGGACTTGGCGCTGAGGCTTccagggcgggggaggggcctGGCAGGCGGAGGTTCTTGGTGGAGGCCCCGCCCAAGGGTGGCTGCGCTGCCTTCCAGGTGGGCTTGGATCCTTCAGGACGCGCTGGGCATTGCCTTCTGCCTCTACACCTTGAAAACCATCCGCCTCCCCACGTTCAAGGTGAGGGCCCCTCGGGGTGGTGGGGGTGCTCTGCGGACGAGGGGATGGGGTCTCTTGGGGTCAGCCCCGTGCCCGCCAGCCGTGCAGCCCTGCCCAGGGCCTTCCACTCTGAGCCTGGCCCTGTGTGGGCCGTGTGGTCTTGGCTCATCCGTCCCTCTGGCCACCCTCCTGGGGACGGGGCTTAAGGATCAGTGCAGAGTTGTCTCACAGCGTGGCGGCAGCGTCTGTGACCGCTGGCCGAGGGAACACCTGGGCGGGCGCGCGGAGCAGAGCCGCCTCCTTGCTGGTGAGGTGAACAGAGGAGGGAAAACCAGGTGAAACCAAGGGGACAGAAGCACAGGGCTCGGGCCGGGACTCTGGGCCAAGGCCCAACCCCAGCAGGAGGAACCTAGAAACACACAGGCAAACGTGAAGCCGGGCGTCACCTGCCCAGACCCGTGGCTGGCTGGTTGCGGCTGTGTCTCTCTCAAGCATCCCATCAGAAAGTCGCCCTCCCTGAGCCTCCGGCCTGACATTGCCTCCAGGGCACCGAAGGTCAGGCTGCCCGTGCTCAGACTTTGTCCTAAAGGCTTCGTCCCCACAGGGAAACTCTGAGCCTTGGGAGAGGCAGGGACACGTCCGGGAGTGTCTGTGCGTCTGGGAccctgggcagggtggggtggagggcagggccgGTGGAGGTCCCCGAGCACAGCCCTCAGGACGCCCCATTCCCAGGCCTGtacgctgctgctgctggtgctgTTCATCTACGACGTGTTCTTCGTGTTCATCACGCCCTTCCTGACCAAGGTGGGCTctgggccccgccccgcccccccccgccctggCCCCCGCGTTCCCCCGTCTGACGCAGTCCCCCTTCTCTTAGAGTGGGAACAGCATCATGGTGGAGGTGGCAACCGGGCCGTCAGACTCGGCCACCCACGAGAAGGTATGTGGTGCCCGCGGCCGAGGTGCTGAGCAAGCGGAGTGAGCGCGGGCTGGCGGGTCCTGGACACgctgccccctctccccagctccccatGGTGCTGAAGGTGCCCAGACTCAACGCCTCGCCGCTGGCCCTGTGTGACCGGCCCTTCTCCCTCCTGGGCTTCGGGGACATCCTGGTCCCAGGTACTGGGGCCGGGCTTTGGCGGCCCGGGTGCCCTTGGGGGTGTCAGGCCACAGGGGCTGGTgggcagaggcagagctgagCCAGTGGGGCCTGGGGGCCAGGGAGGTGGTCCCCCGGAGGCGTTGTCCCAGCCGTACTGCCCCCAGGGTCCCCCTCcgggcccctccccccaccaggcgGCCTCTGAGCTGGGGTTTGCGCTCGCTGGAGGTCTGGTTACCTGCCAGGAGTCGAGGGTGGCGCCGGGCCAGCTCCCTCCTGAGCTGGGAGGAACACACGGTGCCTCCGGGGGAACCCCCGGTGCCTGGCTGGGGCTGCGGCCCGGCCTCTGCCCATGGCCTCTCTCCCACAGGGCTGCTCGTGGCCTACTGCCACCGCTTCGACATCCAGGTGCAGTCCTCCAGGGTCTACTTCGTGGCCTGCACCATCGGTAAGCCCGCTGCCCCAGGGGCTCGGCTGTGCCCCGTCCTCTGCCGCGGGGTGGTAGGGGACAGGCCTGTGCCCGCGTCACAGGCCTCCTTGTCACTTTCCACGGTGGTcgttgtttctcttttctttggtcttctttgtctttctcttttttcctttgtcttctgtttcctttgttaCTAAAGCCATTTACACCAAAGggatgttttctcattttctgttgaGTCCAATCATTTCTAAAAATGTCCAAACCAGTTCTCTTGTCCTGCTGGGTCAGCTCTTCAGGACGAGCAGGGGTGCAGAGCGCACAGGCCCCACCAGCCGACACGGGTGAGGGCAGGCCCCGCCATGGCCCCCAGCAGTGCCAGGCGGACGCAGGCTGGCCTTCCCGGCGTACTTTGGGCCGTTGGCGTCCGGGTTCCTGAAGGCCCAGACAAGTGCTCCCCGCCTCTGCCCCCTGGGTTCACACTCCATGATTAGCTCGTCCAGATGCGCCTGCAGAGCTTTTCTCCGTGTGAACCACAGTTTGTCAAATTGTTCTGTAGTTCCCGTCACTGAAATCCTGTAGTTGGCTCGGTTGAATCACTTCTTTAGGACAGGTGGCTAGTCCACAGCCGATAAGCGGGAACTCTCCCTGCACAAGCCTATCGCTTGGAAACATGGAGGTaaggggcagggcaggcagccCGAGCAGACGCAGGTGCTGGAGACGGGGCTTTTTGCCTCGGAGGGGATGTGCCAGTAAATGGTGTCTTTCTTTGTAACTCTTCACCTGGGAGTAATTGCACGTGTGCGGCTGCAAGGTTAGTACAGTGAGCCCCACGCCGCTGCACTCAGGCCGACCCCTCTAACTCCTCGTGTGTGCTGTGTTGTATGTCCGTCCCTGTGCTCTACGTGCGCGGGGGTCTTTATACGTTGGACTCACATCCCTAAATAACACACGCTGTTTTATGCTGAACGGGGAGCAGGAAATGCGGACGCTTCTCACCCCTCAGTGCTTTCATGCGGTCACAACTCAGTTATGAAAGGTCTGATTTCCTAATTCTGTACCTACGTTACTtcagttcaaattatttttctaactaGAGGCTTACAAAAATGAGCTATTGGGGCACCTCTGCGGCTCCTCCAGCCGCTCCCGGGACGCCAGGCCTTCCCATGGCGGCCGCCCGCTTCCGCTCCCCAGTCTGGCGGCTGGGCCCTCgttccctcctctttccctgctGACCCCTGTGTGCACTCTCGCCTGCCAGCGTCCGGGAAGGTGTGGGTGGGGAGGACCCGCTGGCCACGGCCCTGGCGCGAGCTCTGCCTCTCCTGCCCCTGTGAGCAGTGGGTGGTGAGCTTGGGACCGGCCAGGGTAACGTGCTGCCTGTCTCTGCTTCCGCAGCCTACGGCATCGGTCTCCTGGTGACGTTCATGGCGCTGGCCCTCATGCAGCGCGGCCAGCCTGCCCTCCTCTACCTGGTGCCCTGCACGCTCGTCACCAGCTGCGCCCTGGCGCTCTGGCGCAGGGAGCTGGGCATGTTCTGGACGGGCAGCGGCTTTGCGGTGAATACCAGTTTGCTATGAATGTCTGCGAGAAATAATAGCCTAATAAGCCCTAACTAGAGTTAAAGTTGAGTAAGACCTCCTAGCGCTACAACTAAACCCCGCAGCCCGTGTCCCGTCTCTGGAAGGTTTTGCTTTGGGTGTGGTGCTCCCGTGGCTGCAGGGCGGGGAGGGGTACATGTGCTCGTGGTGTGGCTCGGGGTGATGCTGCTGCCCTgctgctaaccctaaccctaacccatttgGTTGGATTGGTTGGACTTGGGGTTCCAGCTGCTTCTGCCACGGGCGGGGGGCGGGCCGGGCCTTGTTCTTGTCTGAAACTGAAGAGGAAAGGGACAGAGGCCACTCCCCGTGCAGCGCAGGGTGACCGCTGTATCCCTGCAACTCAAGGGCATTCCGGGCCTGCGGGGTCTCTAGCGGGCCCCGTTAGGAGACCCGTCCTGCCCTGATGGGGGCTCTGAGCGCTTCCGGTGTGTGTGTAACTTGTTCGCATAGATGTGAACACGCTTTACATGTGGTGTGACTGTTGTGACCCGGTGAGTCgggaaggcttcctgggctcaGTGCCCCCGTCCCCAAAGGTCTCCCTCCCGGCGGGCGTTGGCTTTGCTACAGAGCGGGTGGATTGGTTCTGGAAGGTTCTGGAGGGAGAGCAGGCCAGAGAAGGCAGGGTGGGGCCCTCCTGGGGCCCTGATGCGGTGCTGGTGCCAGTTGGCGAGCGCGGCTCCTTCCTGGGTCCGGAGCGCCCCCGCAGCTCCACCAACccgggcctcctccctccctcagaaGGACCTACCTCAGTCGCCGTGGGCGCCAGCCTCTGCCGAGGGCCCGCAGCCCCAGGCGGACTCCGACGCAgccccctcccagcagcctcccggcCAAGAAGCGGCCCCGTCCCCTCCGCCCGCGGAGCAGCCCCCAGAGTCGTCCGCGCCCGAGGAGAGCGGGGCCGGCGCGCCCCCCCAGAAGCCCGGGAGTCCGGCAGGCCTCGCCCCCGGCCCCTCGGCCTAGGGGAGGGCGCAGACTCGGCCCCCGCGCCCAGGGACTGGACCCGCGCGGCCCCCaacttggtgctctggcctggccGATGCGCACGTCCTGCTCCAGCCCGGCCACACCCCGGACCCCAGCCCTGCTCCGAGCTCGCGTGGCTGCCAAGCCCCCGGCTGGCTGAGGCCAACCCCGCGCGCGCCCCGCTTCCTGCGGCGGTGGTGCCCCGGGAAGGGCGGGGCCGTCACCTCCGCCGTTGGCCGCGGACACGCCCAGTTTGGTGCTTGCCCTGCTGCTGCTTCCCTTCGGGTCCGGGCCGGGAGAGGGCGGGTCTCTGGCTCCTGGTGGAGGGGCGCCTTTGCTCAGCAGGGCCCCCAGAGGTTTGGACTGGACGCCGCCGCAGCCTTGGGGGCCCGTGGTGAGCGCCGAGCCCTGCGCCCGGCCCTTCCATCGCCCGGAAGCGCCCAGCGCCTGTGGTCCAGCTCCTCCAAGTTTGAATAAACGGCCACGACTTTTTGAAATTCTGGTAGTGTCGCCTCTTGGGGTGCGAGCCCTTCGGACTGCCTCTCTCGGGGGCGGGGCTGGTGCCAGGCCGGTGGCCCCATCTTGCCTTTCAGCTCAAGGGAACTCGGCTCCCACCCTCGCCACAGGCACCCGCACGCTCTCAGCACCCTATCCAGTGCACGCACCTCGGCCTCCAACTCCAGCACGGGGGACGGGGAGCTTCTGGAATGCGGGAGGATAGTCTGGAACTGGCGTTATGTCTTCTACCTCACGGACAGGGTTCTCTGAACCTCACGACGGAGATGCCGCCGGCCCCCGTGTCACCGCCTGGCGACAGAGCCGGCGCCCGGACAGGCACCCGGGGCTGCTGATCGCCAGGGCCCCGGCCCGCTCCCCCCCCCCAA is a window of Globicephala melas chromosome 3, mGloMel1.2, whole genome shotgun sequence DNA encoding:
- the SPPL2B gene encoding signal peptide peptidase-like 2B isoform X3 — encoded protein: MAAAAAAALARLAAAFLLLAAQVACEYGMVHVVSETGGSKGKDYCILYNPQWAHLPLDLSKAVPPGGNKTQYDEIGIPVALLSYKDMLDIFETFGRVVRAALYAPKEPMLDYNMVIIFIMAVGTVALGGYWAGSRDVRKRYMKHKRDDGPEKHEDEAVDVTPVMICVFVVMCCSMLVLLYHFYDQLVYVIIGIFCLASSTGLYSCLSPLLQRLPFCRCRVPDNSLPYFHKRPQVRMLLLALLCVAVSVVWGVFRNEDQWAWILQDALGIAFCLYTLKTIRLPTFKACTLLLLVLFIYDVFFVFITPFLTKSGNSIMVEVATGPSDSATHEKLPMVLKVPRLNASPLALCDRPFSLLGFGDILVPGLLVAYCHRFDIQVQSSRVYFVACTIAYGIGLLVTFMALALMQRGQPALLYLVPCTLVTSCALALWRRELGMFWTGSGFAKDLPQSPWAPASAEGPQPQADSDAAPSQQPPGQEAAPSPPPAEQPPESSAPEESGAGAPPQKPGSPAGLAPGPSA
- the SPPL2B gene encoding signal peptide peptidase-like 2B isoform X1, with the translated sequence MAAAAAAALARLAAAFLLLAAQVACEYGMVHVVSETGGSKGKDYCILYNPQWAHLPLDLSKASLLQVRDWTTSVLCSPADLPAKGFSNQIPLVARGNCTFYEKVRLAQGSGARGLLIISKETLVPPGGNKTQYDEIGIPVALLSYKDMLDIFETFGRVVRAALYAPKEPMLDYNMVIIFIMAVGTVALGGYWAGSRDVRKRYMKHKRDDGPEKHEDEAVDVTPVMICVFVVMCCSMLVLLYHFYDQLVYVIIGIFCLASSTGLYSCLSPLLQRLPFCRCRVPDNSLPYFHKRPQVRMLLLALLCVAVSVVWGVFRNEDQWAWILQDALGIAFCLYTLKTIRLPTFKACTLLLLVLFIYDVFFVFITPFLTKSGNSIMVEVATGPSDSATHEKLPMVLKVPRLNASPLALCDRPFSLLGFGDILVPGLLVAYCHRFDIQVQSSRVYFVACTIAYGIGLLVTFMALALMQRGQPALLYLVPCTLVTSCALALWRRELGMFWTGSGFAKDLPQSPWAPASAEGPQPQADSDAAPSQQPPGQEAAPSPPPAEQPPESSAPEESGAGAPPQKPGSPAGLAPGPSA
- the SPPL2B gene encoding signal peptide peptidase-like 2B isoform X2, translating into MVHVVSETGGSKGKDYCILYNPQWAHLPLDLSKASLLQVRDWTTSVLCSPADLPAKGFSNQIPLVARGNCTFYEKVRLAQGSGARGLLIISKETLVPPGGNKTQYDEIGIPVALLSYKDMLDIFETFGRVVRAALYAPKEPMLDYNMVIIFIMAVGTVALGGYWAGSRDVRKRYMKHKRDDGPEKHEDEAVDVTPVMICVFVVMCCSMLVLLYHFYDQLVYVIIGIFCLASSTGLYSCLSPLLQRLPFCRCRVPDNSLPYFHKRPQVRMLLLALLCVAVSVVWGVFRNEDQWAWILQDALGIAFCLYTLKTIRLPTFKACTLLLLVLFIYDVFFVFITPFLTKSGNSIMVEVATGPSDSATHEKLPMVLKVPRLNASPLALCDRPFSLLGFGDILVPGLLVAYCHRFDIQVQSSRVYFVACTIAYGIGLLVTFMALALMQRGQPALLYLVPCTLVTSCALALWRRELGMFWTGSGFAKDLPQSPWAPASAEGPQPQADSDAAPSQQPPGQEAAPSPPPAEQPPESSAPEESGAGAPPQKPGSPAGLAPGPSA
- the SPPL2B gene encoding signal peptide peptidase-like 2B isoform X4, yielding MAAAAAAALARLAAAFLLLAAQVACEYGMVHVVSETGGSKGKDYCILYNPQWAHLPLDLSKASLLQVRDWTTSVLCSPADLPAKGFSNQIPLVARGNCTFYEKVRLAQGSGARGLLIISKETLVPPGGNKTQYDEIGIPVALLSYKDMLDIFETFGRVVRAALYAPKEPMLDYNMVIIFIMAVGTVALGGYWAGSRDVRKRYMKHKRDDGPEKHEDEAVDVTPVMICVFVVMCCSMLVLLYHFYDQLVYVIIGIFCLASSTGLYSCLSPLLQRLPFCRCRVPDNSLPYFHKRPQVRMLLLALLCVAVSVVWGVFRNEDQWAWILQDALGIAFCLYTLKTIRLPTFKACTLLLLVLFIYDVFFVFITPFLTKSGNSIMVEVATGPSDSATHEKLPMVLKVPRLNASPLALCDRPFSLLGFGDILVPGLLVAYCHRFDIQVQSSRVYFVACTIAYGIGLLVTFMALALMQRGQPALLYLVPCTLVTSCALALWRRELGMFWTGSGFAVNTSLL